The Chryseobacterium sp. 52 genome includes a region encoding these proteins:
- a CDS encoding glycoside hydrolase family 3 protein produces the protein MKKLLYTSLFIFSLISFTAKAQYQPKNISKEDLKKADHWVNKTYRSLSQDEKLGQLFIVALYTNKGEDYISQIRNIVVNDKIGGLILMQDDAAREINLVNEFQQKSKVPMMIGMDAEWGIFQRIATAHKFPWAMTLGAIQDKNLIYQMSAKIAEDCHRMGINWDFAPVVDVNTNPNNPIIGNRSFGSEVDNVISSALSYSNGLQDNTILAAIKHFPGHGDTSTDSHLDLPVVSHNLDRLNTVELAPFKALMDKGIGGVMVAHLYVPSLESGKGIPASVSKNIITGLLKDKLGYKGLIITDALNMGAVANKYKPGELDALAFKAGNDIMLFSQGVSEGKKLIQKALENGEISQSRVEESVKKILLTKYFLGLDKYSPKNPENINNDLNNDSHKTLAQNLYANALTLLKDDQKLLPVTGKQIYYVPLEEAPYQTFANQLGSNVMIRKANEINTIPSGSTVIVGFHKDNSTAYKPYKISAESKKVLADLTKNQKVILHIFGSAYALKDIDISKVSTVLVSYENNDDSMTAAANALNGKTRIWGKLPVLVNDQLKAGMGIDQLPISAPNMNTTVSTTSKQQ, from the coding sequence ATGAAGAAATTGTTATATACTTCCCTCTTTATTTTTTCATTAATAAGCTTTACTGCCAAGGCTCAATACCAGCCCAAAAACATTTCCAAAGAAGACCTGAAAAAGGCTGATCACTGGGTGAATAAAACCTACAGATCACTTTCTCAGGATGAAAAACTGGGCCAGCTTTTTATTGTAGCGCTTTATACGAATAAAGGTGAAGATTATATTAGCCAGATCAGAAATATCGTCGTTAATGATAAAATCGGAGGACTGATCTTAATGCAGGACGATGCTGCCAGAGAAATCAACCTGGTTAACGAATTCCAGCAGAAATCAAAAGTTCCGATGATGATCGGTATGGACGCAGAATGGGGAATTTTCCAAAGAATTGCCACCGCACACAAATTTCCATGGGCGATGACTCTTGGGGCTATACAAGATAAAAATCTGATTTATCAGATGTCCGCCAAAATAGCAGAAGACTGTCACAGAATGGGAATTAACTGGGATTTTGCACCGGTTGTAGATGTCAATACCAATCCTAACAATCCAATCATCGGAAACAGAAGCTTCGGCTCAGAGGTAGATAATGTAATCAGCTCTGCTTTATCGTATTCTAACGGGCTCCAGGATAATACAATCCTAGCGGCGATAAAACATTTTCCGGGACACGGCGACACAAGTACAGACTCACATCTAGATCTGCCTGTAGTTTCGCATAATTTAGACAGATTGAATACTGTTGAACTGGCTCCTTTTAAAGCATTAATGGATAAAGGGATCGGTGGTGTCATGGTGGCTCACTTATATGTTCCGAGTCTGGAATCAGGAAAAGGAATTCCGGCATCAGTTTCAAAAAATATCATCACAGGCTTATTAAAAGATAAATTAGGATACAAAGGCTTAATCATCACTGATGCATTAAACATGGGTGCTGTAGCCAATAAATATAAACCTGGTGAATTGGACGCGCTTGCTTTTAAAGCAGGAAACGATATTATGCTGTTCTCGCAAGGGGTTTCGGAAGGTAAAAAATTAATTCAGAAAGCCCTTGAAAACGGTGAAATTTCGCAGTCAAGAGTGGAAGAAAGTGTCAAGAAAATTTTATTAACAAAATATTTTCTCGGCCTTGACAAATACAGTCCGAAAAATCCTGAAAATATCAATAATGATCTGAACAATGATTCGCACAAAACATTAGCTCAGAATCTTTACGCCAATGCTTTGACTTTATTAAAAGATGACCAGAAACTACTTCCTGTCACCGGAAAGCAGATATATTATGTACCATTGGAAGAAGCTCCTTATCAAACCTTTGCCAATCAGCTGGGTTCCAATGTCATGATCAGAAAAGCGAACGAGATCAATACAATCCCTTCGGGTTCTACGGTAATTGTAGGATTCCACAAGGATAATTCTACAGCATACAAACCCTATAAAATTTCGGCAGAATCCAAAAAAGTACTTGCCGATCTTACCAAAAATCAGAAGGTAATTTTACATATATTCGGAAGCGCTTACGCTTTAAAAGATATTGATATTTCAAAAGTATCTACAGTCCTTGTATCTTATGAAAATAATGATGATTCTATGACAGCAGCAGCCAATGCTCTGAATGGAAAAACAAGAATATGGGGCAAACTGCCTGTTCTGGTTAATGACCAGTTGAAAGCAGGAATGGGAATCGATCAACTTCCAATTTCTGCCCCGAATATGAATACTACAGTTTCTACAACATCAAAACAACAATAA
- the bshA gene encoding N-acetyl-alpha-D-glucosaminyl L-malate synthase BshA, translating into MKIGILCYPTYGGSGIVATELGMSLANKGYEVHFISSALPARLDITNPNIFFHRVNVQTYPLFQYQPYDIALSSMIYRVVNLYKLDLLHAHYAIPYAYAAFTAKQMLQEDNNDVPLVTTLHGTDITLVGQHPSYKHAVEFSINQSDAITSVSQSLKKDTLQFFNIKKEIQVITNFIDNSEFDDCTECQRTQFANPDEKILIHVSNLRPVKRVDEVLQIFKNVEKKVKSKLIIIGEGPDMEKVNQFLEENPELISKIRLLGKVNDLYKILQLSDVFLLPSEQESFGLAALEAMAAYTPVISSNAGGIPEVNIQGETGFLAEIGNVEAMSNYTIKLLSNDELLAKMKENAKEQAIKFDLKNILPIYEEMYRTTIENFKKELTKV; encoded by the coding sequence ATGAAAATAGGCATACTTTGCTATCCAACATACGGCGGAAGCGGAATCGTAGCAACAGAACTGGGAATGTCTCTTGCCAACAAAGGCTATGAGGTCCATTTTATAAGTTCTGCGCTCCCTGCAAGACTAGACATCACCAACCCTAATATTTTCTTTCACAGAGTCAATGTACAGACCTATCCGCTTTTCCAGTATCAGCCTTATGATATTGCATTAAGCTCGATGATCTACCGTGTGGTGAATCTTTATAAGCTTGATCTTCTGCATGCACATTATGCTATTCCATATGCATACGCTGCATTTACAGCGAAACAGATGCTGCAGGAAGATAATAATGATGTTCCATTGGTAACCACACTTCACGGGACAGATATTACGCTTGTAGGACAACATCCAAGTTATAAACATGCCGTAGAATTCTCAATCAATCAGTCAGATGCGATCACTTCAGTATCTCAAAGTCTGAAAAAAGATACACTGCAGTTTTTCAATATTAAAAAAGAGATACAGGTTATTACCAATTTTATTGATAATTCTGAATTTGATGACTGTACAGAATGCCAGAGAACACAGTTTGCCAATCCTGACGAGAAAATTTTGATCCACGTCTCTAATCTTCGCCCTGTAAAACGTGTGGATGAAGTTCTGCAGATCTTTAAAAACGTTGAGAAAAAGGTAAAATCAAAACTGATCATCATCGGTGAAGGACCGGATATGGAAAAAGTAAACCAGTTTCTGGAAGAAAATCCTGAACTGATTTCAAAGATCCGCCTGCTAGGAAAAGTGAACGATCTGTACAAGATCTTACAGCTTTCTGATGTATTTCTGCTTCCTTCTGAACAGGAAAGTTTCGGTTTGGCAGCCCTTGAAGCTATGGCCGCTTATACACCGGTGATCAGCTCCAATGCTGGAGGAATTCCAGAGGTGAATATTCAGGGTGAGACCGGATTTTTAGCTGAAATCGGAAATGTAGAGGCAATGAGTAATTATACCATTAAACTACTCAGCAATGATGAGCTTTTAGCTAAAATGAAAGAAAACGCGAAAGAACAGGCTATAAAATTCGATTTAAAAAACATTCTTCCTATATATGAAGAAATGTATAGAACGACGATAGAAAATTTCAAGAAGGAGCTGACGAAAGTATAA
- a CDS encoding DUF2851 family protein, whose protein sequence is MTEKLLQYLWNYKVFKHFDFKDIEGNSVEIISFGKWNTDAGPDFLDAKIKTKGLVIAGNIELHIRTSDWIFHNHSQDPNYQNIILHVVYQNNTEIDDFVRKNVPTLELKDHIDENMLWKYEKLINGTQFIPCENIFDPHKIPVNFHETNVLKKLDEKSLELEKSLELYKNDFEAVLFHSLAYTFGLKVNAPTFRLIAESIEYRVINRIRQNKSQLEALFFGISGWLEDPKDGQMMVWKREFDFIRKKFNISDFKFHPKFLRLRPPNFPTIRLSQLADLYYRHQNLFSKIIMTDTVEKLHEIFAPVKASEYWDFHFNFGTLSKFQPKIISKDFIELVILNTVLPFKYTYHKYHHEEIADEILDFYKNMAAEKNSITLRWKKLGMNVKNALESQSLIYHYKNSCEEKNCLNCSIGFKLLKESSNV, encoded by the coding sequence ATGACGGAAAAACTACTTCAATATCTTTGGAACTATAAAGTTTTCAAACATTTTGACTTCAAGGATATTGAAGGAAATTCCGTTGAGATCATCAGCTTTGGGAAATGGAATACGGATGCCGGACCAGATTTCCTGGATGCAAAAATCAAAACAAAAGGACTGGTTATTGCCGGAAATATAGAACTGCATATCCGCACCTCAGACTGGATCTTTCACAACCATTCCCAAGACCCCAATTACCAGAATATCATCCTGCATGTCGTCTATCAAAATAACACAGAGATCGATGACTTCGTCCGCAAAAATGTTCCCACTCTGGAGCTTAAAGATCATATTGATGAAAATATGCTCTGGAAATATGAAAAACTGATCAACGGAACTCAATTCATTCCATGTGAAAACATTTTTGATCCCCATAAAATCCCCGTTAATTTTCACGAAACGAACGTTTTAAAAAAGCTGGATGAAAAATCGCTGGAACTCGAAAAAAGCCTGGAACTGTACAAAAATGATTTTGAAGCCGTCCTTTTTCATAGCCTCGCCTACACTTTTGGATTAAAGGTAAACGCTCCTACTTTCAGGTTAATTGCTGAATCTATAGAGTATCGGGTGATCAACAGGATCCGTCAGAACAAATCGCAGCTGGAGGCTCTGTTTTTCGGCATTTCAGGATGGCTGGAAGATCCTAAAGACGGGCAAATGATGGTCTGGAAAAGAGAATTCGACTTCATCAGAAAAAAATTCAACATCTCAGATTTCAAATTTCACCCGAAGTTTCTGAGACTTCGCCCTCCTAATTTTCCTACAATCCGTCTTTCACAGCTTGCAGATCTTTATTACAGGCATCAGAATTTGTTTTCAAAAATAATCATGACAGATACTGTAGAAAAGCTGCATGAAATTTTTGCCCCCGTCAAAGCTTCAGAATATTGGGATTTTCACTTTAACTTCGGAACTCTTTCAAAATTCCAGCCTAAAATTATAAGCAAAGATTTTATTGAACTTGTGATTTTAAATACGGTTCTTCCTTTCAAATATACCTATCACAAATACCATCATGAAGAAATTGCAGATGAAATACTTGATTTCTATAAAAATATGGCAGCTGAAAAAAATTCTATCACCTTAAGATGGAAAAAACTTGGGATGAATGTTAAAAATGCATTGGAAAGCCAGAGCCTGATTTATCACTACAAAAACTCGTGTGAAGAAAAAAATTGCTTAAATTGCAGTATTGGATTTAAACTTTTAAAAGAATCTTCAAATGTTTGA
- a CDS encoding PspC family transcriptional regulator, whose protein sequence is MFDNIRHKMEREWFGVLTRTGAKLGIPVSKLRIFFIYSTFATAGFFFLIYLGLAFTLWIKDIFITRRPSVFDL, encoded by the coding sequence ATGTTTGATAATATCCGCCATAAAATGGAAAGAGAATGGTTTGGTGTCCTTACGAGAACAGGAGCTAAACTGGGGATTCCTGTGTCTAAACTAAGGATCTTTTTTATCTATTCTACTTTTGCTACTGCCGGTTTCTTCTTTCTGATCTATCTGGGGCTTGCCTTTACGCTTTGGATCAAAGATATTTTCATTACAAGAAGACCCAGCGTTTTTGATTTATAA
- a CDS encoding GNAT family N-acetyltransferase: MEFLPITSAEDYRVQEIYTSYTTTFPEDEQRDWKQFTTLFSNPHVKIISVLHESQTIGYLIIWELSSYVFVEHFEVFEAFRSQKLGSHITAYLFQNHPRIILEIEPDHLGDDAKRRYSFYQKNGFTLIDEMYVQPSYGEGKKPLDLWLLANYTPEDLKSIKEEIYDVVYH; this comes from the coding sequence ATGGAATTTTTACCGATTACTTCAGCCGAAGATTATAGAGTTCAGGAGATCTATACGTCTTATACCACTACTTTCCCTGAAGATGAACAAAGGGACTGGAAGCAATTTACTACATTATTTTCAAACCCTCATGTAAAAATCATCTCTGTTCTTCATGAATCTCAGACAATTGGCTACCTCATCATCTGGGAGCTGAGTTCTTATGTTTTTGTAGAACATTTTGAAGTTTTTGAGGCATTCAGAAGCCAGAAACTGGGATCGCATATTACAGCATACCTGTTTCAGAATCATCCAAGAATCATTTTGGAAATTGAGCCTGATCATTTAGGAGATGATGCCAAAAGACGTTATTCTTTTTATCAGAAAAACGGATTCACCCTGATTGATGAAATGTATGTTCAGCCAAGCTATGGTGAAGGAAAGAAACCTTTGGATCTCTGGCTGCTGGCAAATTATACCCCTGAAGACCTAAAGAGTATCAAAGAAGAAATTTATGATGTTGTGTATCATTAA
- a CDS encoding SIMPL domain-containing protein — protein sequence MNKNIIAVAVGALGFVLGLGFLGNAIKNRNKSENTISVTGLGTKHFTSDLITWSGSFSKNNVDLKAAYDELAIDRKVINDYLLSKGIKQSEIVFSSVDIQKQFRSYNDSNGNYVQGEFSGYNLTQKVSIESKEVVKIENLSRNITEIINRGIEFTSSAPSYFYTKLATVKQEMIASATKDAKERAEKIAENSGSSLGNLKKATMGVIQITEPNSNEDYSYGGTFNTSSKEKEANITIKLEYQVN from the coding sequence ATGAATAAAAATATTATAGCGGTAGCAGTCGGAGCACTGGGATTTGTCCTTGGGCTTGGCTTTTTAGGGAATGCTATTAAAAACAGAAATAAATCAGAAAACACCATTTCCGTAACGGGATTGGGTACAAAACATTTTACTTCCGATCTGATTACCTGGTCTGGAAGCTTTTCCAAAAATAATGTTGACTTAAAAGCAGCTTATGATGAGCTCGCGATAGACCGGAAAGTGATCAACGATTATCTTCTTTCAAAAGGTATTAAACAAAGCGAGATCGTATTTTCTTCCGTAGATATCCAGAAACAGTTCAGAAGCTATAATGATTCGAACGGAAATTATGTGCAGGGTGAATTTTCCGGATATAACCTGACTCAAAAAGTTTCTATAGAAAGTAAAGAAGTGGTGAAAATTGAGAACCTTTCAAGAAATATTACTGAAATTATCAATCGCGGGATCGAATTTACTTCTTCAGCGCCGTCTTATTTTTACACGAAGCTGGCTACTGTAAAGCAGGAAATGATTGCCAGTGCCACGAAGGATGCTAAAGAAAGGGCGGAGAAAATTGCTGAAAATTCAGGAAGCAGTCTGGGGAATCTTAAAAAAGCAACAATGGGCGTGATTCAGATTACAGAGCCTAATTCCAACGAAGACTATTCTTACGGAGGAACATTCAATACTTCTTCCAAGGAAAAAGAAGCAAATATTACCATAAAACTTGAATATCAGGTCAATTAA
- a CDS encoding carboxypeptidase regulatory-like domain-containing protein translates to MDFLFRNINIAGWKRVSFLLVFMFSHFFSQQKIVGYVVDDNGENLSSVIIINMSTDLKTSSNSMGMFSIEASPNDELRFIKEDFLRVFARVPANGFNSQLLVTLTPIPKDVGEVKIVKKPTGDLEVDSRLAGKVDKGEIVQQAVGLPQPVGKMREKPAEVKQVLLPILLGNLDVQGAYDLISGKARRQKRQYRYDDLQEHIKWVRDRVDNEYFTKAGIPEERISEFIQYSFEVKPQVRTYVKAKNLSGVLLRMEETLPVYIERLKQRKKQE, encoded by the coding sequence ATGGATTTTTTATTTAGAAATATCAATATAGCGGGTTGGAAAAGAGTCTCATTTCTTCTTGTTTTTATGTTCAGTCATTTCTTTTCACAGCAAAAGATTGTAGGGTATGTCGTGGATGATAATGGTGAAAACCTAAGTTCAGTTATTATTATCAATATGTCCACCGATCTGAAAACATCTTCTAATTCTATGGGAATGTTCTCTATAGAAGCTTCTCCGAATGATGAACTGAGATTTATAAAAGAAGATTTCCTGAGAGTTTTTGCAAGAGTACCTGCCAATGGCTTCAATTCCCAACTTTTGGTGACTTTAACTCCAATACCCAAAGATGTTGGAGAGGTGAAAATCGTTAAAAAACCAACCGGAGACCTTGAGGTAGATTCCAGACTTGCAGGAAAAGTAGATAAAGGAGAGATCGTTCAGCAGGCCGTAGGCTTACCACAGCCCGTTGGAAAGATGAGGGAAAAGCCCGCAGAAGTGAAACAGGTCCTTCTTCCGATACTGTTGGGGAATTTGGATGTCCAGGGGGCCTATGACCTGATCAGCGGAAAAGCAAGACGGCAGAAAAGGCAATACCGATATGATGATCTTCAGGAACATATTAAATGGGTGCGGGACAGAGTAGATAATGAATACTTTACGAAAGCCGGAATTCCCGAGGAGAGAATTTCCGAATTTATACAGTATTCTTTTGAAGTTAAACCTCAGGTCAGAACCTATGTAAAAGCAAAAAACCTGTCTGGAGTTCTGCTGAGAATGGAAGAAACTCTTCCTGTATATATAGAAAGATTAAAGCAAAGAAAAAAGCAGGAATAA
- a CDS encoding carboxypeptidase-like regulatory domain-containing protein encodes MKLKLFFFLSTFFFIHINAQTYIFGKVVSEDNSEIPDVTVINIRTDEMVLTNRDGHFMLSGRAGDELRFVKAGYERLGKKVSKDNIESPINITLGRATILIPEVEVKQGITGNLKIDTRNLNRPKKVEKLVKDIDQYIKQKTDPRVLAAKPGEFVQPKGQGFFIGKVKNKWDDIDLINYLHMALGEDYFVHLKIEKPQIDHFITYVMAGGFERKNILKYGFCSDADLYRFQRFILTRISSYRAPQTQR; translated from the coding sequence GTGAAACTTAAACTATTCTTTTTTCTCTCAACCTTTTTTTTCATTCATATCAATGCACAGACTTATATCTTTGGGAAAGTGGTTTCCGAAGATAATTCCGAAATTCCGGATGTTACGGTAATTAATATCAGAACCGATGAAATGGTACTTACCAACCGGGATGGACATTTCATGCTTTCCGGAAGGGCAGGGGATGAACTCCGTTTTGTAAAGGCCGGTTATGAACGTTTAGGTAAAAAAGTTTCCAAAGATAATATAGAATCTCCCATTAATATTACACTGGGTAGAGCCACGATATTAATCCCTGAAGTAGAAGTAAAACAAGGGATTACGGGTAATCTGAAGATTGATACAAGAAACCTTAACCGACCTAAAAAAGTAGAAAAACTGGTAAAAGATATCGATCAGTATATTAAGCAGAAGACGGATCCAAGAGTGCTTGCCGCAAAACCGGGAGAATTCGTACAGCCAAAAGGACAAGGATTCTTTATTGGGAAAGTGAAAAATAAATGGGATGACATAGATCTCATCAATTATCTGCACATGGCACTTGGAGAAGACTATTTTGTACATCTTAAAATAGAGAAACCTCAGATAGACCATTTTATTACTTATGTGATGGCTGGTGGTTTTGAAAGAAAAAATATTTTAAAATATGGCTTCTGCAGCGATGCTGATCTGTATAGATTTCAAAGATTTATTCTGACAAGAATTTCATCATATCGTGCTCCTCAGACTCAAAGATAA
- a CDS encoding UvrD-helicase domain-containing protein has product MLNSAMQNSYTVINASAGSGKTYALVQRLLMICLRYPNQQQSIRNILALTFTNKAANEMKERILSWLGNFSADNFAENGDLKNIQKAFETEGLKITIDELHVRSKKLLDYVLHNYSTLNIGTIDRFNSRLVRSFSYELGLAKNFNLEIDAEPFLIEAVDKMLDQIGENENISNSFMDYVDYSLENNERINLNKNLYDSAKEFVKDIHYEHLKSNKSFDDTNYENIKNTLRKEIVQNKKQSAEISVQSIELFRSRNIEIEDFAQGKNGIGGFFTKVQDFYNQKRAGFPFPTTLEESVINNYRKGASSKSKSKEPEIFEILDQLLDNRMQLILLYIETQKKEKILAALLPLKVNKDIQDELKKIEEENDLVLLSKFNILINENLKNEPSAFIYEKVGSQFQHYFFDEFQDTSELQWQNFVPLRDHSVSTENTSFTLVGDPKQSIYRFRGGESKLMLDIINKKEFSPKEADLFVLKDNWRSAKNIVQFNNELYRYHSENLEEEHRNIFGEDAEQSPRSKIEGRVKVSLIENLTNEDFYSDTSERMRKDIQESLDNGFKFSDITILCRGNFDIFSYSQKLGNLKVNYHGEETNIKTISDKGLTLELSNTLKAAIEFLRWEINPKNRPNLIMMMYYLNTLGRISMTDFTLEMTEILDIETHEEIIQFIRNRYSLQLKQENFPRFNLYNFVEYYINEFAVEHKETDFLLNFLEMLFNFTQNAGASTKEFLKYWDEEASAYTIQASENIDAVQIMTIHKSKGLEFPIVFIPMMNKNRDSEFTNWFDTNNNDALKSVNINQFSKNLEVYDEEIEVFNKKNSYKNLIDRLCLQYVATTRPVEQLFFYLQKANKTSNNLELLEFFNRKNTEEADEFDLYEVRPEMLKKHSKDKTSLFKTKDIQDFKNINENRSSIKIATPSKNYQVRNEKVRIGLFVHELLSKINTEKDTAKVLESYVLDGQITLEEKNEIQETLLLIIKKYAEFFDEKWEVINEKDIMISERGQSHIFRPDRILKGKEGYIIVDFKTGEHSEKNERQIERYKNILESLGRKVLKTQLIYL; this is encoded by the coding sequence ATTCTAAATTCAGCAATGCAAAATTCTTATACAGTGATCAATGCTTCAGCAGGCTCGGGGAAAACGTATGCCCTTGTCCAGAGGCTTTTGATGATCTGTCTCCGCTATCCTAATCAACAGCAGTCGATCAGGAATATCCTGGCGCTTACTTTCACCAACAAGGCAGCGAATGAGATGAAGGAAAGAATTTTGTCCTGGCTTGGAAATTTTTCTGCTGATAATTTTGCAGAAAACGGAGATCTTAAAAATATTCAGAAGGCATTTGAAACAGAAGGTTTAAAAATTACGATTGATGAACTTCATGTCCGTTCAAAAAAGCTGTTGGATTATGTTCTTCACAATTATTCCACATTAAATATCGGAACGATTGACCGCTTTAATTCAAGGCTGGTAAGGAGTTTTTCTTATGAACTGGGTTTAGCCAAAAATTTCAATCTTGAAATCGACGCTGAGCCGTTTCTCATTGAAGCTGTAGATAAAATGCTTGACCAGATTGGTGAAAATGAAAACATTTCCAATTCTTTTATGGATTATGTGGATTACAGTCTGGAAAATAATGAAAGAATCAATCTGAACAAAAACCTTTATGATTCTGCAAAGGAGTTTGTAAAAGACATCCATTACGAACATCTGAAAAGTAATAAAAGTTTTGACGATACGAATTATGAGAATATAAAAAATACGCTCAGAAAGGAGATTGTACAGAATAAGAAACAGTCTGCAGAAATTTCCGTACAATCCATTGAACTATTCCGGTCCAGAAATATTGAAATCGAAGATTTTGCTCAGGGCAAAAATGGCATTGGAGGATTTTTCACCAAGGTTCAGGATTTTTATAATCAGAAAAGAGCAGGCTTTCCTTTTCCTACGACACTGGAAGAGTCTGTAATCAATAATTACAGAAAAGGAGCTTCTTCAAAATCCAAAAGTAAGGAACCTGAAATTTTTGAAATTCTTGATCAGCTTCTTGACAACAGAATGCAGCTGATCCTTTTATATATTGAAACTCAAAAGAAAGAAAAAATTCTGGCTGCTCTGCTTCCGTTAAAGGTAAATAAAGATATTCAGGACGAATTAAAAAAAATTGAGGAGGAAAATGATCTTGTTCTGCTTTCAAAGTTCAATATTCTGATTAATGAAAATCTTAAAAACGAGCCATCAGCCTTTATTTATGAGAAAGTAGGATCACAGTTTCAGCATTATTTCTTTGATGAATTTCAGGATACTTCTGAGCTTCAGTGGCAGAATTTCGTTCCGCTGCGGGACCACAGTGTATCTACAGAAAACACATCTTTTACATTGGTAGGTGACCCCAAACAGAGTATTTACAGATTCCGGGGCGGCGAGAGCAAACTAATGCTGGATATTATCAACAAAAAGGAGTTTTCCCCAAAGGAAGCTGATCTTTTTGTTTTGAAAGATAACTGGCGGAGTGCTAAAAATATTGTTCAGTTTAATAATGAGCTGTATCGTTACCACTCGGAAAATCTGGAGGAAGAACACCGGAATATTTTCGGAGAGGATGCTGAACAGAGTCCGAGATCGAAGATCGAAGGACGGGTAAAAGTAAGCCTGATTGAAAATCTTACAAATGAAGATTTTTATAGTGATACTTCGGAAAGAATGCGGAAAGATATTCAGGAAAGCCTGGATAACGGTTTTAAATTTTCTGACATTACGATTTTATGCCGGGGAAATTTTGATATTTTCAGCTATTCTCAAAAACTGGGAAATCTGAAAGTGAATTACCACGGTGAAGAAACGAATATCAAAACGATTTCTGATAAAGGTCTGACGCTGGAACTTTCCAATACATTAAAAGCAGCTATTGAATTTCTGAGATGGGAAATCAATCCCAAAAACAGACCCAATCTGATTATGATGATGTATTATCTGAATACGCTTGGAAGGATCAGTATGACAGATTTCACACTGGAAATGACAGAAATTCTGGATATAGAAACTCATGAAGAGATTATCCAATTTATCCGGAACAGGTATTCATTGCAGCTGAAACAGGAAAATTTCCCGAGATTCAATCTGTATAATTTTGTAGAGTATTACATCAATGAATTCGCAGTAGAACATAAGGAAACCGACTTTTTACTGAATTTCCTTGAAATGCTTTTTAATTTTACACAAAATGCAGGGGCCAGCACGAAAGAGTTTTTAAAATACTGGGATGAAGAAGCTTCCGCTTACACCATTCAGGCTTCAGAAAACATTGATGCTGTACAGATCATGACGATTCATAAGTCAAAAGGACTGGAATTTCCGATCGTTTTTATTCCGATGATGAATAAGAACCGGGACAGTGAATTCACCAACTGGTTTGATACCAATAATAATGATGCTTTAAAATCAGTTAATATCAATCAGTTCAGCAAAAACCTTGAAGTCTATGATGAAGAAATAGAGGTATTTAATAAAAAAAATTCTTACAAAAACCTTATCGACAGGCTGTGTCTTCAGTATGTAGCGACCACCCGCCCTGTAGAACAGTTGTTTTTCTATCTTCAGAAAGCCAACAAAACTTCCAATAATCTGGAATTGCTGGAATTCTTTAATAGAAAAAACACCGAGGAAGCTGATGAATTTGATCTCTACGAGGTACGTCCTGAGATGCTGAAAAAACATTCAAAGGATAAAACATCATTATTTAAAACGAAGGATATTCAAGACTTCAAAAACATTAACGAAAACAGATCTTCAATAAAGATCGCCACTCCTTCGAAAAACTATCAGGTACGGAATGAGAAGGTAAGAATTGGTCTCTTCGTCCATGAATTGCTATCGAAAATCAATACTGAAAAAGATACTGCCAAAGTGCTGGAAAGTTATGTTCTGGACGGACAGATTACTTTGGAAGAAAAAAATGAAATCCAGGAAACTCTTTTGCTGATCATTAAAAAATATGCAGAATTCTTTGATGAAAAATGGGAAGTGATCAACGAGAAAGACATCATGATCTCCGAGCGAGGGCAAAGTCATATTTTCAGACCTGACCGTATTTTAAAAGGTAAAGAAGGTTATATTATCGTAGATTTTAAAACGGGTGAACACAGTGAGAAAAATGAGCGCCAGATTGAAAGGTATAAAAACATTCTGGAAAGTTTGGGAAGAAAAGTATTAAAGACTCAGCTTATCTATTTATAA